From Scytonema millei VB511283:
TCCCGTACTTAAATCCCAAACTTTAATCGTGCGATCGCTACTACCGCTGACAATATGTTTATCATCGGGACTCACAGCCACAGCACGAACTGCATCTGTATGTCCCCGCAAGGTACGGATCGGTTCCCCGGTTTGCAAATTCCAAACTTTAATCGTGCGATCGCTACTACCACTAATTAATTTATCTCCACCAGGATCGATCGCTACCGACCAAATTGCGCCTGCATGAGCATCAGAAATTGTCCGAATTAATTCTCCAGTTTTTAAACTCCACAACTTAATTGCGCGATCGTTACCACAGCTAGCTAAAATTTGACTGTCAGGACTAAAAGCCAGCGACCAAACAGTATTGACATGTTCGAGTACCGTCGGCACTTGATGATTATATGTCGTGTCTGCGGCAATAGTTTCGCTCATGGATAGCTGGCGCAAATCTTGCCAGCGAGTTGCACCATAAGCTATTCCTAATATTGCCAAAACTGTGAGTGTAACTGCCCCCAACCAAGATTTTGGTTGGAGTTGAACGCGATCGTCTTCTACCGTTTTTTCCTGCATTTCGCTAGTTAAAACTGCTACCGTACTCTGACGGTCTGCCTCCCAATCTGTACCTCCATCGTCTGTACCTCTACTCTGAGCTGCGATCGCTGTATTAAGCATTGCATTTTCCAACCACCAAAGCGCCGTTCTTCTAATGGTCGCTTTAGCTAAAAAAATCTGCTGCGGATCGTCAAATGCGTGTATATTTGGTGCTAAATTTGTCGAAGTTTCTCCTAGTCTTCTCCTAATATACTGATGCATTTCTGCTACAGAAATTGTGCGATCGCGATCTAAATCTGCTGCGCCAGTTTCAATTCCTTCTACTAAATAATGAGTATATGTTGAGAGTTCAAATCCCTTATGAGAACATTCTGTTGCTGTATTTCCAGCCGTCAATATTACCCTACCTATTCCTCCTAACTGCTGTTGGAGATTGCCCATCATGGGATTTTGCGTCCATCCGTCTACAAAAGTAGAATTGTCGGCGCAGCAATCGAGAATGAGAATCTGTTGTTCTGCCGGACTTTCATTCATGATGTTTTTGACTAGATTGGCTGGAATTGCAGTCGGGGCAACCAGTTCTCCGTTTGGATTTTTACAAGTTAAGCGAGTGGGAAAATAAAATCTATCATAGCGATCGCTGACGTAATGACCGGAGAAATATAACAATACTAAGTCATCTGGTTGGCGTGTCTGGGCGTTAAATAAAGTCGCGATCGCGACTTGCATTGTCAGCGGATCGGGATTTTTGAGAACTTTTACCTCTGTAAAACCACCCATTTCTGGAT
This genomic window contains:
- a CDS encoding caspase family protein, translated to MARVALLIGVSDYGPGFNWLPGVGKDLVAMQRVLQDPEMGGFTEVKVLKNPDPLTMQVAIATLFNAQTRQPDDLVLLYFSGHYVSDRYDRFYFPTRLTCKNPNGELVAPTAIPANLVKNIMNESPAEQQILILDCCADNSTFVDGWTQNPMMGNLQQQLGGIGRVILTAGNTATECSHKGFELSTYTHYLVEGIETGAADLDRDRTISVAEMHQYIRRRLGETSTNLAPNIHAFDDPQQIFLAKATIRRTALWWLENAMLNTAIAAQSRGTDDGGTDWEADRQSTVAVLTSEMQEKTVEDDRVQLQPKSWLGAVTLTVLAILGIAYGATRWQDLRQLSMSETIAADTTYNHQVPTVLEHVNTVWSLAFSPDSQILASCGNDRAIKLWSLKTGELIRTISDAHAGAIWSVAIDPGGDKLISGSSDRTIKVWNLQTGEPIRTLRGHTDAVRAVAVSPDDKHIVSGSSDRTIKVWDLSTGVLLRTLSRHTSAVRAVAISPNGYTIVSGGADNLVRVWNLNTGQLLSTLQGHTSRVIAIAMSPDGNIVASGGNDNTIRLWNLQTGDLLHTLKGHSDHINSLAFRADGQVLISGAEDHSIKLWNPRSGDLLNTLSKHDEDVYAVAISPDGKTLASADKAGEIKLGQ